One Anopheles cruzii unplaced genomic scaffold, idAnoCruzAS_RS32_06 scaffold02312_ctg1, whole genome shotgun sequence DNA window includes the following coding sequences:
- the LOC128276742 gene encoding uncharacterized protein LOC128276742, which yields MTPIAPSDADRVIYVIPHSCVIKPESSTTKLRVVFDASAKSSTGVALNDLQVIGPVLQPDLLHIWLDFHLHTVVVTADIAKMYRQVWVSDEDTWTQCILWRDGKDHPIQAYRLRTVTYGEAASSYLACRALLEAGHEARNGNPQVADAIQRGFYVDNLSLGAPTPDELRALCSGVEQALLRRGMPLRKWASNEAEVLRHVPQEHREAPVKIGDREAVRMLGLSWCPTDDTFQLVIHEDVLQFAEQLTKRNLIAKISKLYDPVGILQPVTITAKVMMQDLWREDLAWDDYVSPATIQQWNEFTSQLPLLRKLHLPRMAAPSAPTTLRVDGFCDASVKAYGCVVYVTFEDDRGHRTTRLLCAKSRVAPLKAMTLPRLELQAAVLLAELYVRIRDVFGSRVVETCWWSDSQVALTWLRSDNTRWDVFVRNRVAKVQAATATTDWRYVPTKLNPADIVSRGITARKLIRPDVMTFWLNGPSFVQAGCHGLLEPFPSADLAVLDEGLPQATLLVAITGPDCDDLIAQYPHHCALGKTRRHFAWLGRAVNNFKAKSASLRAKNPDLAATYGPMTLAAQEDGLRRILLRMQTTVHPNE from the coding sequence ATGACGCCGATCGCACCGAGTGACGCCGACCGGGTAATCTACGTGATACCCCACTCGTGCGTCATCAAGCCGGAGTCGTCGACCACGAAGCTGCGTGTAGTGTTCGACGCCAGCGCCAAGTCGTCTACCGGAGTAGCACTCAACGACCTGCAGGTCATTGGGCCTGTTTTGCAGCCAGATCTGCTGCACATTTGGCTTGATTTCCATTTACACACGGTGGTAGTGACGGCTGACATCGCGAAGATGTATCGCCAAGTGTGGGTGTCTGACGAAGACACTTGGACGCAGTGCATCCTTTGGCGCGACGGCAAGGACCACCCCATCCAGGCGTACCGACTGCGCACCGTAACGTACGGCGAAGCCGCTTCCTCGTACTTAGCCTGCAGAGCGCTGCTGGAGGCCGGACACGAGGCGCGCAACGGAAACCCGCAAGTCGCAGACGCAATCCAGCGAGGGTTCTACGTGGACAACCTGTCGCTGGGCGCCCCCACACCCGACGAGCTACGTGCCCTGTGCTCGGGAGTGGAACAGGCGCTACTTCGCCGCGGCATGCCGCTGCGGAAGTGGGCGTCCAACGAAGCAGAGGTACTGCGCCACGTACCGCAGGAGCATCGGGAGGCTCCTGTTAAGATCGGCGATCGCGAGGCTGTGCGCATGCTCGGACTGTCGTGGTGCCCAACTgatgacacgtttcagttggTCATACATGAGGACGTACTTCAGTTCGCGGAGCaactgacgaaacgcaacCTCATCGCGAAGATCTCCAAACTTTACGATCCAGTCGGGATCCTGCAGCCGGTGACCATCACTGCGAAAGTGATGATGCAAGACCTCTGGCGAGAAGATCTTGCATGGGACGACTACGTGTCACCCGCGACGATCCAACAGTGGAACGAGTTCACGTCGCAACTCCCACTCTTGAGGAAATTACACCTCCCACGCATGGCAGCGCCCAGCGCACCGACGACTCTGCGTGTCGACGGTTTCTGCGACGCATCCGTAAAGGCCTACGGATGCGTGGTCTACGTGACCTTTGAAGACGATCGGGGTCACCGGACAACGCGCCTGTTATGCGCTAAATCCAGGGTGGCCCCTCTAAAGGCAATGACGTTGCCACGTCTAGAACTGCAAGCGGCAGTTCTATTAGCCGAACTCTACGTGAGAATTCGAGACGTATTCGGCTCCCGTGTCGTCGAGACGTGTTGGTGGTCCGATTCGCAGGTAGCGCTAACCTGGCTTCGCTCGGACAACACTCGGTGGGACGTCTTCGTGAGGAACCGAGTCGCCAAAGTCCAGGCAGCTACCGCGACCACCGACTGGCGCTACGTGCCCACCAAACTAAACCCGGCCGACATCGTTTCCCGAGGCATCACGGCAAGGAAACTGATCCGTCCAGACGTTATGACGTTCTGGCTGAACGGTCCATCATTCGTTCAAGCTGGCTGTCATGGGCTACTCGAGCCATTCCCATCCGCAGATCTCGCCGTGTTGGACGAAGGGCTGCCACAAGCTACGTTGCTAGTGGCCATCACGGGGCCCGATTGCGACGACCTGATAGCGCAATACCCACACCATTGCGCCTTGGGAAAGACGCGCCGACACTTCGCCTGGCTAGGACGTGCGGTCAACAACTTTAAGGCGAAGTCGGCCTCGCTACGTGCAAAGAATCCGGACCTTGCTGCGACTTACGGTCCCATGACGCTCGCCGCCCAAGAAGATGGGCTGCGACGCATCTTGCTGCGGATGCAGACGACGGTCCATCCGAATGAA